Proteins encoded by one window of Rhodamnia argentea isolate NSW1041297 chromosome 6, ASM2092103v1, whole genome shotgun sequence:
- the LOC115751670 gene encoding DNA polymerase zeta catalytic subunit isoform X3, translating into METLPTEDSQPNTAPDSEDSSIFSVRIVSIDYYMASPIPDFDVCYSSFQGEKVNVVPVIRVYGSTPAGQKTCLHVHKALPYLYVPYADIPIHPTSEGDAFTNAVALAMEKALKLKGNAGMRRQHVHGCSLVRARRFYGYHASEELFVKIYLYHPPDVLRAAKLLLGGAVFDRSLQPHESHIPYLLQFLVVLARDAHLETPVWISSTIPGSWRWQPLGSLDASSGDMAKRQSTCELEGDAGIDDIVNQQFKTYTSLSQARSDVKMVQSLVPIWEEEFERSGMHEAALPPDPGKPRPEDVLKVLSRGLDLEYKLLDLCSGVVSSSTPERSMRPLSLRTAPLDDGNLTELARAESSYAGRDLLLHLEEQALNGFPSSTDLFCGDRMVATSVKEKAACYELLNENRSSQLTQPLGGKVVDKEVLGLLKWLATSQAAEDINSDDELVRETILTPLLPTTTIDKVLEKANIEYESESQKECQDILDSIEDTNDFGSSKERGTSSAYPGSHSQASSEKSIPQVDGSSDGCCDSPCNGLEEGLSKMEKKVELKKFLQQQALDNNSKSSSTKKRKNSSLWGSLPFAMIPKVTNHPELMSLNMNDESSGGCEDQNLECSSSYSQRRLDFLSDTPTEKAESDTHLREASVFERCSVRDLMRKKRCHLSNPLDCTPHSGKRVDVFACPEEIDLLEHGNEDGTRQVRSCPDFQIESNEACQGNFNVSGTALNGGFLPVDVVKVPQRSSSEMHNSLHPLLFNEVNETRGPVLNSKSATSDVSSSRGNKLLSKMEYHSQDKLSPEKLHSVRETASATGSEIYHRSVHLKKSDHGTGNLMAWKAMPHENLEANEDTNFTPLRESFDRSDGELGQDVDFSRAVTLMQTTVDALEKPSPLIAMTLREKPPVADWGNEAPEHLMPLNGKIKHSHSMVMEHDGHEGTSGRALDEIPPFFVQGFREDKEVQSGGITDGGSNYNQEAHVGVPTHYQNDGSCLYLLTPVISPPSADIINDWLWCSEKGASGKNCRVLKDSLPLEGSPVTPIHSQETSQDDVNGIVPESGSLSHCKPSIMQVSQDKCGKLEAEEESSHSETATLFIDGKSTARVKSHHCSQDISQISGPDGKSRSTPFSQLGFRDPASTGGGQQLTLLSIEVQAESRGDLHPDPRFDAINIVALAVMNDQDSVTDVYVLVHCKTDCQRSHDGVSSCEVLVFPQENQLLTHFAKIVSKLDSDILVGWDVQGASLGYLAERASYLGIGLLNMISRVPSDSKVFSGDSELIDEGMPENAPTEPLMFDSVQTGGAVIEDEWGRTHASGLHVGGRIVLNVWRLVRGEVKHNMYTVEAIAEVVLRRKIPSFQHKVLTKWFSSGPGRARYRCLEYMIERAKLNVEIINQLDLVNRTAELARVFGIDFFSVLSRGSQYRVESMFLRLAHTQNYIAISPGNQQVASQPAMECLPLVMEPESGFYADPVIVLDFQSLYPSMIIAYNLCFCTCLGKVVPSKANTLGVASFTADQYVLRDLKDQMLLTPNGVMYVPPKVRKGILPRLLEEILSTRIMVKQAMKRLASPQQVLYRIFNARQLALKLIANVTYGYTAAGFSGRMPCAELADSIVQCGRRTLENAISFVNANDKWNAKVIYGDTDSMFVLLKGRTVKDAFRIGQEIVSAVNEMNPNPVALKMEKVYHPCFLLTKKRYVGYSYETPNQVEPLFDAKGIETVRRDTCGAVAKTMEQSLRIYFEHQDISKVKVYLYRQWTRILSGRVCLQDFVFAKEVRLGTYSTRPSSSLPPAAIVATKAMRVDPRAEPRYAERIPYVVVHGEPGARLVDMVVDPMEVLEIDSPLRLNELYYIKKQIIPALQRVFGLVGADLNKWFSEMPRPIRENFAKRPISSPNPQRKRIDFYYLSKHCILCGELVPTSTYLCNKCSHKRPAAATALVGRTSRVEREMQHLAAICRHCGGGDWILESGVKCTSLACPVFYERLKVQKELRGLSAVTNEAGLHPKCMVEWF; encoded by the exons ATGGAGACTCTTCCGACAGAAGATTCGCAGCCCAATACAGCGCCGGATTCGGAGGACTCCTCGATTTTCAGCGTCCGGATTGTGTCGATCGACTACTACATGGCGTCTCCGATCCCGGATTTCGATGTCTGTTACAGCAGCTTTCAAG GTGAAAAAGTGAACGTGGTTCCTGTAATAAGAGTATATGGTTCAACTCCTGCTGGTCAAAAAACTTGCTTACATGTACATAAG GCTTTACCCTATTTGTATGTACCATATGCAGATATTCCGATCCATCCAACATCTGAAG GGGATGCGTTTACAAATGCTGTAGCTCTAGCCATGGAGAAAGCCTTGAAG CTCAAAGGCAATGCAGGCATGAGACGGCAACATGTGCATGGTTGCAGCCTTGTACGAGCAAGGAGATTTTATGGTTATCATGCATCTGAAGAGCTGTTTGTCAAGATATACCT CTATCATCCGCCTGACGTCTTGCGTGCTGCCAAGCTTCTTTTg GGAGGGGCAGTATTTGACAGAAGTTTGCAGCCGCATGAATCGCATATTCCCTATCTTCTTCAGTTTTTG GTTGTCTTGGCTAGGGATGCCCACCTGGAGACTCCTGTTTGGATATCATCTACGATCCCAGGAAGTTGGAGGTGGCAGCCTCTGGGTAGCTTGGATGCTTCGTCTGGAGACATGGCTAAACGTCAGAGCACGTGTGAACTGGAGGGAGATGCTGGCATAGATG ATATTGTCAACCAGCAGTTCAAAACATATACATCTCTTTCTCAAGCTCGTTCAGATGTGAAAATGGTCCAATCTCTTGTGCCAATTTGGGAG GAGGAATTTGAAAGGAGTGGGATGCACGAGGCAGCACTACCGCCTGATCCTGGAAAACCACGCCCTGAGGATGTTCTGAAAGTTCTCTCACGTGGTCTTGACTTGGAATACAAGCTGTTGGATCTCTGTTCAGGTGTTGTAAGTTCAAGCACCCCAGAGCGAAGTATGAGGCCGCTGAGCTTGAGAACAGCTCCCCTTGATGATGGCAATTTGACTGAGTTAGCCCGTGCCGAATCAAGTTATGCTGGTAGAGATCTTTTGCTGCATCTTGAGGAACAGGCTCTGAATGGTTTCCCCTCATCAACAGATTTGTTCTGTGGCGATAGAATGGTTGCAACATCCGTCAAAGAAAAAGCTGCATGTTATGAGTTGTTGAATGAAAATAGATCATCTCAACTGACACAACCATTGGGTGGGAAG GTAGTAGATAAGGAAGTCCTTGGGCTTCTCAAATGGCTTGCCACATCCCAGGCTGCTGAAGACATAAACTCGGATGATGAACTTGTTCGAGAGACCATTCTGACTCCCCTTTTGCCCACAACAACTATTGATAAGGTGCTAGAAAAGGCTAATATCGAGTATGAGAGTGAGTCTCAGAAAGAGTGTCAGGACATTCTTGATTCAATCGAGGATACGAATGATTTTGGCAGTTCAAAGGAAAGAGGAACTTCTTCTGCTTATCCTGGTAGCCATTCCCAAGCTTCATCAGAGAAAAGTATTCCCCAAGTTGATGGCTCTAGTGATGGTTGTTGCGATTCTCCTTGTAATGGGTTGGAAGAAGGTTTATCTAAGATGGAGAAGAAGGTTGAACTTAAGAAATTCTTGCAGCAACAAGCTCTAGATAATAACAGCAAAAGTTCTTCcactaagaaaagaaagaacagttCATTATGGGGTAGTTTACCTTTTGCCATGATTCCCAAGGTCACAAACCACCCAGAGTTGATGAGTCTAAACATGAATGATGAATCTTCTGGGGGCTGTGAGGATCAAAATTTGGAATGTTCTAGTTCATACAGTCAGAGAAGGTTGGACTTTCTTTCTGATACACCAACAGAAAAAGCAGAATCAGATACTCATTTACGGGAAGCAAGCGTATTTGAGAGATGCTCTGTTCGAGATCTGATGAGGAAAAAGCGATGCCACCTTTCCAACCCCCTAGACTGCACTCCTCACAGTGGAAAAAGGGTAGATGTGTTTGCATGTCCTGAAGAGATAGACTTGCTTGAGCATGGCAATGAGGATGGCACAAGGCAGGTCAGATCATGTCCTGACTTTCAGATAGAGTCAAACGAGGCTTGTCAAGGAAATTTTAATGTATCTGGGACAGCACTAAATGGAGGATTCCTTCCAGTGGACGTAGTTAAAGTACCACAGCGGTCTTCCTCTGAGATGCATAATTCTTTACATCCATTGTTATTTAATGAAGTTAACGAGACTCGAGGGCCTGTCCTCAACAGTAAGTCAGCAACTTCTGATGTCTCCTCCTCCAGAGGTAATAAGCTATTAAGTAAGATGGAATATCACTCCCAGGACAAACTTTCTCCGGAAAAACTGCATTCAGTACGTGAGACAGCTAGTGCTACTGGATCTGAGATATATCACAGAAGTGttcacttaaaaaaaagtgaCCACGGGACAGGAAATCTGATGGCATGGAAGGCAATGCCGCATGAGAACCTTGAGGCCAATGAAGACACGAATTTTACACCGTTAAGAGAAAGCTTTGATCGTAGTGACGGTGAATTGGGACAAGATGTGGATTTCTCAAGGGCTGTCACCTTAATGCAGACAACTGTTGATGCATTAGAGAAACCTTCACCTTTAATTGCCATGACCCTCCGGGAGAAACCGCCTGTTGCTGACTGGGGTAATGAGGCTCCCGAACATCTAATGCCCCTGAATGGTAAAATTAAGCATTCTCACTCCATGGTCATGGAACATGATGGGCATGAAGGAACCTCAG GGAGAGCTTTGGATGAAATTCCTCCATTCTTCGTCCAAGGCTTTAGAGAAGACAAAGAGGTTCAAAGTGGTGGCATTACGGATGGTGGCTCCAATTACAATCAAGAAGCTCATGTGGGTGTCCCTACTCACTATCAAAATGATGGCTCATGCTTATACCTTTTGACACCTGTAATTTCACCTCCTTCTGCTGATATCATAAATGACTGGCTATGGTGCAGTGAGAAAG GTGCTTCTGGAAAGAACTGTAGAGTATTGAAGGATTCTTTGCCTTTGGAAG GATCTCCAGTCACCCCAATTCATTCACAAGAAACTTCCCAAGATGATGTCAATGGGATTGTGCCCGAATCTGGTTCTTTATCTCATTGTAAGCCTTCTATAATGCAAGTTAGTCAGGATAAGTGTGGAAAGCTAGAGGCGGAAGAGGAGTCATCTCATAGTGAGACAGCGACATTGTTCATCGATGGAAAAAGTACTGCTAGAGTGAAATCACACCACTGTTCTCAAGATATCTCGCAGATTTCAGGTCCAGACGGAAAATCCAGATCTACACCTTTCAGTCAATTAGGATTTCGAGATCCTGCAAGCACTGGGGGAGGGCAACAGCTTACATTATTGAGTATAGAG GTTCAAGCAGAATCTAGAGGAGATCTCCATCCAGATCCTCGATTTGACGCTATCAATATTGTAGCTCTTGCTGTTATGAATGATCAGGACTCTGTTACTGACGTATATGTGCTGGTTCACTGCAAAACTGATTGTCAAAG GAGTCATGATGGAGTATCCAGCTGTGAGGTTTTAGTGTTTCCGCAAGAAAATCAATTGTTGACCCACTTTGCTAAGATTGTAAGCAAGCTTGATTCAGATATATTGGTGGGATGGGATGTTCAAGGTGCTTCTCTTGGTTATTTGGCTGAAAGGGCTTCATACCTGGGAATTGGTTTGCTTAATATGATATCTCGAGTTCCATCGGACAGCAAAGTTTTTTCTGGAGATTCAGAACTCATTGACGAAGGGATGCCAGAGAATGCACCAACTGAACCTTTGATGTTTGATTCCGTACAAACAGGAGGTGCTGTTATTGAAGATGAGTGGGGTAGAACCCATGCGAGCGGTCTTCATGTTGGTGGTCGAATTGTCTTAAATGTTTGGCGCTTGGTGCGTGGTGAAGTTAAGCACAATATGTATACAGTGGAAGCTATAGCTGAAGTTGTTTTGAGAAGGAAAATTCCCTCATTTCAGCACAAAGTACTGACAAAATGGTTCTCTAGTGGGCCTGGAAGAGCAAGATATCGTTGTCTTGAATACATGATCGAGAGAGCAAAGTTGAATGTAGAGATTATCAATCAACTTGACTTG GTCAACCGAACTGCAGAGCTTGCCCGCGTCTTTGGTATTGactttttctctgttctttctcGAGGTTCACAATACCGTGTTGAATCTATGTTCCTCAGGTTGGCTCATACTCAAAACTACATTGCCATTTCGCCTGGGAATCAACAG GTTGCTTCACAACCTGCAATGGAGTGCTTACCACTGGTGATGGAACCAGAATCTGGTTTTTATGCAGATCCTGTGATTGTTTTGGATTTTCAGTCTCTATATCCATCAATGATAATCGCAtacaatctttgcttttgcacaTGCCTCGGAAAAGTTGTGCCTTCGAAGGCCAACACACTTGGAGTGGCTTCTTTTACAGCAGATCAATATGTTCTGCGAGATTTAAAAGATCAAATGCTGTTGACACCAAATGGTGTTATGTACGTGCCTCCAAAG GTACGTAAGGGCATTCTGCCTCGTTTACTGGAGGAAATATTGTCAACCAGAATAATGGTAAAGCAAGCAATGAAAAGATTGGCATCTCCACAGCAAGTGCTTTACAGG ATTTTTAATGCGAGGCAACTTGCTTTGAAGCTAATAGCCAATGTGACTTATGGCTATACTGCTGCGGGTTTTAGTGGCCGCATGCCCTGTGCAGAGCTTGCAGATAGTATTGTTCAGTGTGGCCGCAGAACACTAGAAAATGCAATTTCCTTTGTAAATGCAAATGACAAGTGGAACGCAAAGGTTATCTATGGAGATACTGATAG TATGTTTGTCCTCTTGAAAGGACGAACTGTCAAGGATGCTTTTCGAATTGGTCAAGAGATTGTCTCTGCAGTAAATGAGATGAATCCAAATCCAGTTGCTTTGAAGATGGAGAAAGTCTATCACCCTTGTTTCCTCCTTACAAAGAAACGTTACGTAGGTTACAGCTATGAGACTCCCAACCAAGTAGAACCTCTTTTTGATGCCAAAGGTATCGAAACAGTACGCAGAGATACATGTGGAGCAGTTGCCAAAACTATGGAGCAATCTTTGAGGATCTATTTTGAGCATCAAGACATTTCCAAG GTTAAGGTATATTTATACCGCCAGTGGACAAGGATTCTGTCTGGAAGGGTATGTCTTCAGGATTTTGTTTTTGCGAAGGAAGTTCGATTAGGTACTTACAGTACAAGGCCTTCGTCATCACTCCCACCTGCAGCAATTGTTGCAACAAAGGCAATGAGAGTCGATCCCAGGGCAGAACCACGTTATGCGGAAAGAATACCATATGTTGTTGTCCATGGGGAGCCAGGGGCACGCTTAGTGGATATGGTTGTTGATCCCATGGAGGTTTTGGAGATTGATTCACCTCTTCGACTCAATGAACTGTATTATATAAAGAAGCAGATTATTCCAGCTTTGCAGCGAGTATTTGGACTTGTTGGTGCTGATCTAAACAAATGGTTTTCAGAGATGCCCCGTCCTATTagggaaaattttgcaaaacgtCCCATTAGTTCACCTAATCCACAGCGAAAACGAATTGATTTCTACTATCTTTCGAAACATTGTATACTTTGTGGTGAGCTGGTCCCGACATCAACGTATTTGTGCAATAAATGTTCACACAAGAGGCCAGCTGCTGCAACAGCTTTAGTTGGAAGGACATCAAGagtggagagagagatgcaACATCTTGCTGCA ATTTGTCGGCATTGTGGTGGCGGGGACTGGATTTTGGAAAGTGGAGTGAAGTGCACTTCACTCGCTTGTCCAGTGTTCTACGAGAGGctcaaagttcagaaagagcttCGAGGCCTTTCCGCCGTGACCAATGAGGCAGGCTTGCACCCGAAGTGTATGGTGGAGTGGTTTTGA